The Streptomyces pratensis genomic interval GTCAGCAGGGCCAGGTTCTCGCCGACCGTGACGGTGCCTTCCTCGTCGCCGTCCTCGTCGTCGGCGTCCTGCGGGTCCTCGAACTCGACGAGCCCCGTGTCGACGGCGAGACGCCACGCCTCGCTGGCATAGGCCGCGCCGTCCTCGTCGTCGCCGAGCCCGAGGTGCTCGGCGGCCTCGGGCAACTGCGCGTCGACGAGTTCACCGCCGGCGCCCACCCGGGTCCCGGGTCCCGCCCAGCGTGCCAGCCGGACGGCGCGGACGAGCAGCGGGGCCGCCAGCGCGTCCCGTGCCAGCTCGGCCTCGGTGTGCAGCCGCACCGGCGGCAGGGAGGGGCGCTCTGCGGACATCAGGGGGTTCTCCTCGGGGCGTGCGCGGGCTGTGTGCAAGGGGCCGGCCCGGTGCCTACGGGTCCTCGGCCGCGGCCCCAGCGTAGACGCATTTCGTCCCGTGCCGCCCGGTTCTGCTACAGGCCCGCCGTGAGGCTGAGCGCGGGGGTGTAGCGGTGCACGCCGCCGCCTGTCATGCCCGGGTAATTCTGGACCCGCTCCCACTGCGGCGTCAGGGTCCCGACGCCTCCGCCACCGGACGCGAGTGCGTCGATGTGGTCCTGCGCGGTCTCCCACTCGGCGTAGTTGAGCACGCGGTCCCCCGCCGTACCGACGTGGAAGTGTGCGGCGATCCCGCCGGGTGACGGCTCCGGTTCGGACCCCAGTGCTTCGAACACGGCATCCACCCAGCCCCGTTGACGGGCGGGGTCCGGTCCCGCGAACTCGACGTCGACGACCACGACGCAGCCCGGCTCGCGGGTGCTGATGCCCAGGGGTCCCGAACGGTAGTGCTCGAAGGTCTGCGGCCCGAGCCGCTCGATACCGGGCACGGCCGCGTCGATCTCCGCGTTCCGTGCGTCACGGCCGCTCCGCGCGAACTCCTGGTACGCGTCCTCGCCGGACCACTGCGAGTAGTGGAACAGCGTCCTCCCGTCCTCCCCGGTGTGCACGGTGTACGAGAGGAGCCCGGGGTGCGGCCAGGGGCGACCGCCCCAGGCCGCACGGACGGCTTCGACCGCCTCTCGCTGCCGCTCGGGGGTACCGGCGTCCCAGGTACTGGCCTTGACGATGCCCACGCCGGAACGGGTGAGGTCAGGACGGGAGTTGAACTGTACGGGCGTCATGGCGCGGTCCTCTCCGGGCGCGCCCCTGTGGTGCGCCCGCGATCACCACCCTCATATGTCGAGTGCGCTTGAGGTCAAGGCCGGTCAGCCGGGCGGCCCCGCACGCCAGGCCGTCGTGTTCAGCTCGTCCATCAGGCGTATGTCGTGGCCCTCCAGCGGGAAGACCCGCGCCCCCGTGTCCGGAGCGGCCGCGATCTCCAGGGCGTCGCCCTCGATGAGGTCGCCGCCCTCCTTGGTGGAGACCCAGGCCAGCGTCGACCTGACGCTCGCACCGGGCTTCAGCAGTACCTCCTCCGGCCCCTCGTCGTCGCCGAACATCGATCCCCCGGCGTTCACCGGGACGGGTATGCGCTCGCCGTCGTCGCCCAGCGCACGGACGGACGGGTAGCCGTGTACGCGGTAGGGCTTCTTCCCGCAGTTGGTGAGAGTGAGCGTGACGGCGCGGTGGAACATCGCCGTCTCGACGGGGCCCATCCCGACGGTCACCCCGGAGACGGGGCAGTCACCGGCGGGCGCCCCAGGGGTGGGCGCGCCCTGGGCGGGAGCGTTCGCCGTGGCCCCGGGCTCCGGCTCGGACCGCGCCGGCCGTGTCGTGCCGGCGGGGCTCCGCTCCGGGTCCGGCTCCCCCTCACCCGCGGGGACGAGGAATCCGGCACAGCCGGACAGCGTCAGCGCGGCCGCCGCGGACACGGCTGCCGAGATCGTCTTCCGTACGCGCATGCCGTGTACCCCACCCCTGGAACGGTCCGCCGCCGATTCGTTCGATCATGTCAGACCGCCTCCCACCGTTCAGCGTCTCTTGCACGTCGACCCAAGCAGATCTAAGTGGACCCGCACGGGCCGGGCGCCGAGACTGCGGAGATGACATCCCACACTGCCAGGCCGTTCGGCCGCGCCCTCTGCGCCATGATCACGCCGTTCACCGCCGCGGGTGAGCTGGACCTCGACGCCGCCCGCCGTCACGCCGCCGGTCTCGTCGCGGACGGCTGCGACGGCCTCGTGCTCAGCGGCACCACAGGCGAGTCACCGACGACCACCGACGAGGAGAAGACCGCGCTGCTGCGGGCCGTCCGGGAGGCGGTCGGCGACACGGTCCCGCTCGTCGCGGGAGTGGGCAGTGCCGACACCCGGCACACGGTCCGGCTCGCGCGGGAGGCCGAGGCGGCGGGGGCCGACGGGCTGCTGGTGGTGACCCCGTACTACAGCCGTCCGCCGCAGGCAGCGGTGGAGGCACACTTCCTCCGGGTCGCGGAGGCGACGGGCATCGGGCTGATGCTGTACGACATCCCGGGCCGCACCGGCACGAGGATCGAACCGGCGACGTTGCTGCGTCTGGCGGAACACCCGCGCGTCCTCGCCGTCAAGGACTGCTCGTACGACCTGCTGGCGGCGGCCAAGGTGATGGCGCGGACCTCGCTGGCGTACTACTCGGGCTGCGAGGAGCTGAACCTCCCGCTCTACGCGCTCGGCGGGGCCGGCTACGTCAGTACGGTGGCCAACTCGGCTCCGCGTCAGATGCGGGCCGTGCTGGACGCGTTCGACGTCGGCGACACCGCGGAGGCTGCCCGTCTCAACGGGCTCACCACCCCGCTGATCGAGGCCATGATGGCCGCCGGCCTGCCCGGCACGGTCACGGCGAAGGCGCTTCTGGACGCGGGTCCGGTCCGTGAACCGCTGCAGCCCGCCGGCCGCGAGGCGACCGACGGGCTGCGTGCGGTGTACGAGGAACTCCTCGCCGCCGACTAGTCGTTGCTGTGCAGGATGTCGTTGAGCCCGTCCCACACCGCGTTGTTCGGGCGGGCCTCGACGGCACCGGTGACCGAGTTGCGGCGGAAGAGGATGTTCGAGGCGCCGGACAGCTCGCGCGCCTTGACGACCTGGCCGTCCGGCATGGTGACCCGGGTGCCGGCCGTGACGTACAGCCCGGCCTCGACCACGCACTCGTCGCCGAGCGCGATCCCGATTCCGGCCTCGGCACCGATCAGGCAGCGCTGCCCGATGGAGATCCGCTCCTTGCCGCCGCCGGACAGAGTGCCCATGGTGGACGCGCCGCCGCCGATGTCGGAGCCGTCACCGATGACGACGCCCGCGGAGATGCGGCCC includes:
- a CDS encoding DUF4232 domain-containing protein, with amino-acid sequence MRVRKTISAAVSAAAALTLSGCAGFLVPAGEGEPDPERSPAGTTRPARSEPEPGATANAPAQGAPTPGAPAGDCPVSGVTVGMGPVETAMFHRAVTLTLTNCGKKPYRVHGYPSVRALGDDGERIPVPVNAGGSMFGDDEGPEEVLLKPGASVRSTLAWVSTKEGGDLIEGDALEIAAAPDTGARVFPLEGHDIRLMDELNTTAWRAGPPG
- the dapA gene encoding 4-hydroxy-tetrahydrodipicolinate synthase; this encodes MTSHTARPFGRALCAMITPFTAAGELDLDAARRHAAGLVADGCDGLVLSGTTGESPTTTDEEKTALLRAVREAVGDTVPLVAGVGSADTRHTVRLAREAEAAGADGLLVVTPYYSRPPQAAVEAHFLRVAEATGIGLMLYDIPGRTGTRIEPATLLRLAEHPRVLAVKDCSYDLLAAAKVMARTSLAYYSGCEELNLPLYALGGAGYVSTVANSAPRQMRAVLDAFDVGDTAEAARLNGLTTPLIEAMMAAGLPGTVTAKALLDAGPVREPLQPAGREATDGLRAVYEELLAAD
- a CDS encoding antibiotic biosynthesis monooxygenase; the encoded protein is MTPVQFNSRPDLTRSGVGIVKASTWDAGTPERQREAVEAVRAAWGGRPWPHPGLLSYTVHTGEDGRTLFHYSQWSGEDAYQEFARSGRDARNAEIDAAVPGIERLGPQTFEHYRSGPLGISTREPGCVVVVDVEFAGPDPARQRGWVDAVFEALGSEPEPSPGGIAAHFHVGTAGDRVLNYAEWETAQDHIDALASGGGGVGTLTPQWERVQNYPGMTGGGVHRYTPALSLTAGL